One region of Kazachstania africana CBS 2517 chromosome 3, complete genome genomic DNA includes:
- the KAFR0C05240 gene encoding uncharacterized protein yields the protein MLPAKTLTFFSTLIALASATLHYPDVPFGNGTRPDAAVYNVLRCLQIVGIANSTMVGMATDGFYHLKYNNSSQAKDAMLQGLTGCTSLYGPNDMWASTASDYYDNDVQYYGTIGDLITSTPGLPAPGRYQPSTLSKTEATISNDTVVRRGQVQGYYYGLMAEDKSCTNHELFVDATDMCQDNNMNSFASYVVENPNIVTLYYESWPHHRCSKGDSRTFSVPSKSKTACTKRKAYSWFGTLSGDSCYTSESKRVACAASNIDEWNAAFKLNNIIAQGKF from the coding sequence ATGCTACCAGCTAAGACCctcacttttttttcaacacTCATTGCTCTAGCATCGGCCACTCTACATTATCCAGACGTACCTTTTGGGAATGGCACCAGGCCAGACGCCGCAGTTTACAACGTTCTTCGTTGCCTTCAAATAGTTGGTATAGCTAACTCGACAATGGTCGGGATGGCAACAGACGGGttttatcatttgaagTATAATAACTCGTCGCAGGCAAAAGACGCTATGCTACAGGGCCTAACTGGATGTACGTCGCTCTACGGACCAAATGACATGTGGGCGAGTACAGCTAGCGATTACTACGATAACGACGTGCAGTACTACGGTACTATAGGTGATTTAATCACGAGTACTCCCGGCCTACCGGCTCCAGGCAGGTATCAACCCTCAACGCTAAGCAAAACAGAGGCAACCATCAGTAACGACACAGTGGTGAGAAGAGGCCAAGTGCAGGGGTATTATTATGGTCTCATGGCAGAAGATAAAAGCTGTACCAACCATGAGTTATTCGTTGACGCCACCGACATGTGCCAAGACAATAACATGAACTCATTCGCGTCATATGTTGTCGAAAACCCCAATATCGTAACTCTCTACTACGAATCCTGGCCTCACCATAGATGTTCTAAAGGTGACTCAAGGACCTTTTCCGTCCCATCCAAATCGAAGACAGCGTGCACTAAGCGCAAAGCTTATTCGTGGTTCGGGACACTATCAGGAGATTCATGCTATACCTCAGAATCGAAGCGGGTAGCGTGCGCGGCATCAAACATAGATGAGTGGAACGCCGCTTTTAAGCTGAATAATATCATAGCTCAAGGCAAGTTTTGA